A region from the Phycodurus eques isolate BA_2022a chromosome 12, UOR_Pequ_1.1, whole genome shotgun sequence genome encodes:
- the tns1b gene encoding tensin-1 isoform X11 has protein sequence MVSSPCVPATNYELAPTNDLPLKHVDTMGSTKSSKSMESRHRPSSRSMSLLQSLEEGYEVDLLYITERIISVSFPSRVEEPSYSANLREVASMLRSKHGHNYLLFNLSEKRYDISELHSKVLDFGWPDHHAPALDKICSICKAMDTWLSADSHNVVVIHNKGNRGRTGVVVAAYMHYSNISASADQALDRFAMKRFYEDKVLPVGQPSQRRYVEYFSGLLSGHIKINNKPLFLHHVIMHGIPNFESKGGCRPFLKIYQAMQPVYTSGIYNVQGDSQTSICITIEPGLLLKGDILLKCYHKRYLGPCRDVIFRVQFHTCAVHDLGIVFGKDELDETFKDERFPEYGKVEFIFSFGPEKMYGQGMDHLENGPSVSVDYNTQDPLIRWDSYENFNQNNEDTTEEVIHTQGPLDGSLYAKVRKKESVDGTVTANGLPPTAIEHALPAVDHALSVSSDSGNSTASIKTDRTDEVAAVHSTVNLPSVPTVEEVPKVHHHDQQPISLQEKQELEQLLGGLEGHMHRQGYHGSLTSAVEGILHRVPAQVHVNGHRNIDRETDILDDELPSSQKANSVDSLGTFSSTDGRATPADLYYQSESIINGQDHVPYLERSVAESPVETVQSQICITDRPVTLTRNDSVPASNYVPTQNLYRSQSFSIDTQSMPPAPTRSTSSRDAVQRGLNIWHRFGVPEEPVTVGLTFGTPPAAITMQAQQNLPQFPHHHSASQEEIEKSIETLNLLMLDLEPSRSLIPKSQSAPLRETSVVTTQPSFSQSQCRAIYEVDMPPMSSQVSHQSPVKPSTPEPAPVFGLKTTATSPSSPASATGQIQLKEINTFQQSSLSQSTEVFEPHKIHSGGSTSPTSRDCEPDEVFNVEGLVAQRVAGVHTRAMSLDETAVLARRRITSDAPEDASSPEVPVRSPVRCVSPEFVNAIAMNPGGRPKERHMHSYREAFEEIEGGPTSLTPSVGGEVLPQTPAFPTSPQTPYFNLCRSPPGLAKTPLSALGLKPHNPADLLLNQTGSAPRSYVESVARSAVTGGEQPTAPQSVIPQGNTREQQRSPSPVSHALNFPLSSSSPIQSSLGDPALVERSLSIPSQPTTDSSLHTQAAVSAYSTPTPSYQASTSPNSSHLDSISATSSYLGITTPILSSLDPNTQTRSYIASDSGQPACTEPSKTVHSPGSPQLQHRTCILTSTDSPVFEKHPSAFREGSIMGQKVSPGNGFETGILGFSDSPILGRNQPQASQSSQVLIRQASIGQQAHQSPILSRQPSLGQPIPSSPVLSRHPSISQSHGSPVLGRHPSVSQVSQRSPSLDGHPMHSGYTTPDERHGNLSRQSSSSGYQGPPTPSFPVSPAVYQDAGMMGMGVGFRQGSATPGFQPQLPEKRRMSSGDRPNGSLSYSSLNGQIMSPMSGGSNPSYFHTLSDFSRFNMPDGGPESRLNVKFVQDTSKFWYKPDISREQAINVLREREPGAFVIRDSHSFKGAYGLAMKVASPPPSVHQNKKGDITNELVRHFLIESSPKGVKLKGCPNEPYFGCLSALVYQHAITPLALPCKLLIPTTDLLEEEPEVVKTNPLADRLKQGAADVLVIPVQRVPAESHACNVLYINSVDMESLTGPQAIAKAISETLAAAASPSTATVVHFKVSSQGITLTDNQRKLFFRRHYPCNTVTFCDIDPQDRKWNKPEGGTAMLFGFVARKQGSTTDNVSHLFAEMDPEQPASAIVNFVTRMVTLQKR, from the exons GGCTCAACAAAATCCTCAAAAAGCATGGAGTCACGGCACAGACCTTCCAG cAGGAGTATGAGTCTGCTGCAGTCTCTGGAGGAAGGTTACGAGGTGGACCTGCTCTACATCACAGAGAGGATCATCTCCGTCTCGTTCCCGAGCAGAGTGGAGGAGCCGAGCTACTCGGCTAACCTGCGCGAGGTCGCCTCCATGCTGCGCTCCAAACATGGCCACAACTACTTG CTCTTCAACCTCAGTGAGAAACGTTACGACATCAGCGAACTTCATTCAAAG GTGTTGGACTTTGGCTGGCCAGACCATCACGCACCAGCCCTGGATAAAATCTGCAGCATCTGCAAGGCCATGGACACGTGGCTGAGTGCAGACAGCCATAATGTGGTGGTCATACACAATAAG GGTAACAGAGGCAGAACTGGAGTAGTGGTGGCTGCCTATATGCATTACAGCAATATATCCGCCAG TGCTGATCAGGCTCTGGACAGGTTTGCCATGAAGCGCTTCTATGAAGACAAAGTGCTTCCTGTGGGTCAACCCTCTCAGAGAAG GTATGTGGAGTACTTCAGCGGTTTGCTCAGCGGACACATCAAGATCAACAACAAACCCTTATTTCTTCACCATGTCATCATGCACGGCATCCCCAACTTTGAGTCCAAAGGAG GATGCCGTCCTTTCCTCAAAATATACCAGGCCATGCAGCCCGTCTACACATCTGGGATCTA TAATGTTCAAGGGGACAGCCAGACTAGTATCTGTATCACCATTGAACCTGGGCTACTTCTGAAAGGAGACATCCTG CTCAAGTGCTACCACAAGCGTTATCTGGGTCCGTGCCGTGATGTGATTTTCCGGGTACAGTTCCACACGTGCGCTGTTCACGATCTGGGAATCGTCTTTGGGAAAGACGAGCTCGATGAGACTTTCAAAG ATGAGAGGTTTCCTGAATATGGCAAAGTCGAGTTTATCTTTTCCTTTGGCCCAGAAAAAATGTA TGGTCAAGGTATGGATCACCTGGAGAACGGGCCGAGCGTCTCTGTGGACTACAACACACAAGATCCGCTGATTCGCTGGGACTCTTACGAGAACTTCAATCAGAATAATGAGGACACGACAGAAG AAGTCATCCATACCCAAGGACCTTTGGATGGGAGTCTCTACGCTAAAGTGCGCAAAAAAGAGTCTGTTGATGGGACTGTCACAGCCAATGGGCTCCCACCCACTGCTATTGAACACGCCCTGCCTGCGGTCGACCACGCCTTATCAGTGAGCAGCGACTCAGGAAACTCGACGGCGTCAATTAAAACGGACAGAACGGATGAAGTAGCAGCAGTCCATTCGACCGTGAACCTGCCAAGTGTTCCCACCGTTGAGGAGGTACCTAAAGTCCATCACCACGACCAGCAACCCATCAGCCTGCAGGAGAAACAGGAGCTGGAGCAGCTCCTGGGTGGACTGGAGGGGCACATGCATCGTCAAGGCTACCATGGCTCCCTGACCTCTGCTGTTGAAGGGATACTCCACCGGGTGCCCGCTCAAGTCCATGTGAATGGTCACCGCAACATTGACCGGGAAACTGACATTTTAGATGATGAATTACCGAGCAGTCAAAAGGCCAATAGTGTGGACAGTCTGGGGACGTTCTCCTCAACCGATGGCCGAGCAACGCCGGCGGATCTCTACTACCAGTCGGAATCCATCATTAATGGCCAGGACCATGTGCCGTATCTGGAGCGCAGTGTTGCAGAAAGCCCAGTGGAAACAGTGCAATCGCAAATTTGCATAACAGACCGGCCAGTTACACTGACTCGGAATGATTCAGTCCCAGCCTCAAATTATGTGCCAACTCAGAATCTGTACCGCTCACAGTCATTTAGTATAGATACACAGTCTATGCCGCCAGCTCCCACCCGGTCAACCAGTAGCAGGGATGCCGTCCAACGTGGTCTCAATATTTGGCATCGGTTCGGTGTGCCTGAAGAGCCTGTAACTGTGGGTCTCACTTTCGGGACACCGCCCGCTGCGATAACAATGCAGGCTCAGCAGAACCTTCCACAGTTCCCTCATCACCACAGTGCTTCACAGGAAGAGATTGAGAAATCTATAGAGACGCTCAATCTTCTCATGTTGGATCTGGAGCCGAGCCGTTCTTTGATACCAAAGTCGCAAAGTgctcctctgagggaaaccagtGTTGTCACCACACAGCCATCCTTCTCTCAGAGCCAATGCAGAGCTATCTATGAGGTGGACATGCCTCCGATGTCCAGTCAGGTTAGCCATCAGTCACCCGTGAAACCAAGCACACCGGAGCCTGCCCCTGTGTTTGGATTGAAAACCACCGCAACCAGTCCTTCTTCACCAGCTTCTGCAACTGGTCAGATCCAGCTCAAGGAAATTAACACCTTCCAACAAAGCTCATTGTCCCAGTCCACTGAAGTCTTTGAGCCCCACAAAATCCACAGTGGTGGATCAACATCACCCACTTCAAGGGACTGTGAACCCGACGAAGTCTTCAATGTTGAAGGACTGGTGGCTCAAAGAGTTGCAG GTGTCCATACCCGTGCAATGTCTCTGGATGAGACAGCAGTTCTGGCCCGGCGTAGGATCACGAGTGACGCTCCAGAAGACGCTTCCTCCCCCGAAGTCCCAGTTCGTTCCCCTGTTCGTTGTGTTTCTCCGGAGTTCGTCAACGCCATCGCCATGAATCCCGGCGGACGACCCAAAGAG AGACACATGCACAGTTACCGGGAAGCCTTTGAGGAGATCGAGGGTGGGCCCACCAGCCTGACCCCCTCAGTTGGTGGTGAGGTGCTTCCCCAAACCCCTGCCTTCCCTACCTCGCCACAAACCCCTTACTTCAACCTGT gtCGCTCACCTCCGGGTCTTGCCAAGACTCCACTGTCAGCTCTCGGGTTAAAACCCCACAACCCAGCGGACCTCCTTCTCAATCAAACTGGTTCAG CACCCAGAAGTTATGTGGAGTCCGTTGCAAGGTCAGCTGTTACAGGCGGAGAGCAACCCACAGCACCCCAAAGCGTCATTCCTCAAGGAAACACTAGAGAGCAACAGAGAAGTCCAAGTCCCGTTTCCCATGCCCTGAACTTCCCATTGTCCAGTAGTAGCCCCATACAGAGCTCACTGGG CGATCCAGCCTTAGTAGAGAGAAGCTTGAGCATTCCGTCCCAACCCACTACTGATTCAAGTTTGCACACTCAGGCAGCAGTGAGCGCATACTCCACTCCAACGCCCTCATACCAAGCATCCACTTCTCCCAATTCCTCTCATCTCGATTCAATTTCTGCAACATCCTCCTACCTCGGCATCACGACTCCAATACTCTCCAGTCTTGACCCCAACACCCAAACAAGGAGCTATATAGCCTCAGATTCTGGCCAACCTGCCTGCACAGAACCCTCCAAGACTGTACACAGCCCTGGAAGTCCCCAGTTGCAGCACCGGACATGTATCCTAACCTCTACTGACAGTCCTGTGTTTGAGAAGCACCCAAGTGCTTTTCGGGAAGGTTCCATCATGGGTCAGAAAGTATCACCAGGTAATGGCTTTGAGACAGGTATCCTGGGGTTCAGTGACAGTCCCATCCTTGGACGCAATCAGCCTCAGGCAAGTCAGAGTAGCCAAGTACTCATCCGCCAGGCCTCTATTGGGCAACAGGCTCATCAAAGTCCGATCCTCAGCAGACAGCCGTCCCTGGGACAACCTATTCCAAGCAGTCCAGTGCTCAGCAGACATCCATCTATTTCCCAATCCCATGGAAGTCCAGTATTGGGCCGTCACCCATCAGTGTCGCAGGTGTCTCAAAGGAGCCCGAGTTTAGACGGACACCCTATGCACAGCGGCTATACCACGCCAGATGAGCGGCATGGAAACCTGTCCAGACAGAGCAGTTCCTCAGGGTACCAAGGACCACCTACACCCTCCTTCCCTGTTTCCCCTGCAGTTTACCAGGATGCAGGAATGATGGGGATGGGCGTTGGGTTCCGACAGGGGAGTGCAACGCCTGGTTTTCAACCTCAGCTTCCAGAAAAGAGGCGCATGTCGAGTGGCGACAGACCAAATGGATCACTGTCATATAGCTCATTGAATGGACAGATCATGTCACCAATGAGTGGAGGAAGCAATCCCAGCTACTTCCACACACTTTCAGACTTCTCACGCTTCAATATGCCTG ATGGAGGTCCTGAGAGCAGGCTGAATGTAAAGTTTGTCCAAGATACTTCAAAGTTCTGGTACAAGCCCGACATATCCAGAGAGCAAG CAATTAATGTGCTGAGAGAAAGAGAGCCTGGAGCCTTTGTTATCCGGGATAGCCACTCATTCAAGGGGGCTTATGGCTTGGCTATGAAGGTAGCCTCGCCTCCACCTTCAGTACATCAAAACAAGAAAG GTGACATCACCAATGAGCTGGTGAGGCATTTCCTGATTGAGAGCAGCCCTAAAGGAGTGAAACTGAAGGGTTGTCCCAATGAGCCATACTTTG GCTGTCTGTCTGCTTTGGTCTACCAACATGCCATCACGCCACTGGCGCTGCCCTGCAAACTGCTCATCCCTACCACAG ATCTCCTTGAGGAAGAGCCAGAAGTTGTGAAAACAAATCCGCTGGCTGATCGACTGAAACAAGGAGCAG CCGACGTCCTTGTTATCCCAGTGCAGAGGGTCCCAGCCGAGTCCCATG CATGCAACGTGCTCTACATTAACTCTGTGGATATGGAGTCACTGACGGGCCCCCAGGCCATTGCGAAGGCCATATCTGAGACACTGGCCGCCGCTGCTTCTCCATCTACTGCCACCGTTGTGCACTTCAAGGTGTCTTCGCAAGGCATCACACTGACTGACAACCAGAGGAA gCTTTTCTTCCGGCGCCACTATCCTTGCAAC
- the tns1b gene encoding tensin-1 isoform X13, whose product MNREGSLRRRLSSLRGPWRWSTGHLFRKGSTKSSKSMESRHRPSSRSMSLLQSLEEGYEVDLLYITERIISVSFPSRVEEPSYSANLREVASMLRSKHGHNYLLFNLSEKRYDISELHSKVLDFGWPDHHAPALDKICSICKAMDTWLSADSHNVVVIHNKGNRGRTGVVVAAYMHYSNISASADQALDRFAMKRFYEDKVLPVGQPSQRRYVEYFSGLLSGHIKINNKPLFLHHVIMHGIPNFESKGGCRPFLKIYQAMQPVYTSGIYNVQGDSQTSICITIEPGLLLKGDILLKCYHKRYLGPCRDVIFRVQFHTCAVHDLGIVFGKDELDETFKDERFPEYGKVEFIFSFGPEKMYGQGMDHLENGPSVSVDYNTQDPLIRWDSYENFNQNNEDTTEEVIHTQGPLDGSLYAKVRKKESVDGTVTANGLPPTAIEHALPAVDHALSVSSDSGNSTASIKTDRTDEVAAVHSTVNLPSVPTVEEVPKVHHHDQQPISLQEKQELEQLLGGLEGHMHRQGYHGSLTSAVEGILHRVPAQVHVNGHRNIDRETDILDDELPSSQKANSVDSLGTFSSTDGRATPADLYYQSESIINGQDHVPYLERSVAESPVETVQSQICITDRPVTLTRNDSVPASNYVPTQNLYRSQSFSIDTQSMPPAPTRSTSSRDAVQRGLNIWHRFGVPEEPVTVGLTFGTPPAAITMQAQQNLPQFPHHHSASQEEIEKSIETLNLLMLDLEPSRSLIPKSQSAPLRETSVVTTQPSFSQSQCRAIYEVDMPPMSSQVSHQSPVKPSTPEPAPVFGLKTTATSPSSPASATGQIQLKEINTFQQSSLSQSTEVFEPHKIHSGGSTSPTSRDCEPDEVFNVEGLVAQRVAGVHTRAMSLDETAVLARRRITSDAPEDASSPEVPVRSPVRCVSPEFVNAIAMNPGGRPKERHMHSYREAFEEIEGGPTSLTPSVGGEVLPQTPAFPTSPQTPYFNLCRSPPGLAKTPLSALGLKPHNPADLLLNQTGSAPRSYVESVARSAVTGGEQPTAPQSVIPQGNTREQQRSPSPVSHALNFPLSSSSPIQSSLGDPALVERSLSIPSQPTTDSSLHTQAAVSAYSTPTPSYQASTSPNSSHLDSISATSSYLGITTPILSSLDPNTQTRSYIASDSGQPACTEPSKTVHSPGSPQLQHRTCILTSTDSPVFEKHPSAFREGSIMGQKVSPGNGFETGILGFSDSPILGRNQPQASQSSQVLIRQASIGQQAHQSPILSRQPSLGQPIPSSPVLSRHPSISQSHGSPVLGRHPSVSQVSQRSPSLDGHPMHSGYTTPDERHGNLSRQSSSSGYQGPPTPSFPVSPAVYQDAGMMGMGVGFRQGSATPGFQPQLPEKRRMSSGDRPNGSLSYSSLNGQIMSPMSGGSNPSYFHTLSDFSRFNMPDGGPESRLNVKFVQDTSKFWYKPDISREQAINVLREREPGAFVIRDSHSFKGAYGLAMKVASPPPSVHQNKKGDITNELVRHFLIESSPKGVKLKGCPNEPYFGCLSALVYQHAITPLALPCKLLIPTTDLLEEEPEVVKTNPLADRLKQGAADVLVIPVQRVPAESHACNVLYINSVDMESLTGPQAIAKAISETLAAAASPSTATVVHFKVSSQGITLTDNQRKLFFRRHYPCNTVTFCDIDPQDRKWNKPEGGTAMLFGFVARKQGSTTDNVSHLFAEMDPEQPASAIVNFVTRMVTLQKR is encoded by the exons GGCTCAACAAAATCCTCAAAAAGCATGGAGTCACGGCACAGACCTTCCAG cAGGAGTATGAGTCTGCTGCAGTCTCTGGAGGAAGGTTACGAGGTGGACCTGCTCTACATCACAGAGAGGATCATCTCCGTCTCGTTCCCGAGCAGAGTGGAGGAGCCGAGCTACTCGGCTAACCTGCGCGAGGTCGCCTCCATGCTGCGCTCCAAACATGGCCACAACTACTTG CTCTTCAACCTCAGTGAGAAACGTTACGACATCAGCGAACTTCATTCAAAG GTGTTGGACTTTGGCTGGCCAGACCATCACGCACCAGCCCTGGATAAAATCTGCAGCATCTGCAAGGCCATGGACACGTGGCTGAGTGCAGACAGCCATAATGTGGTGGTCATACACAATAAG GGTAACAGAGGCAGAACTGGAGTAGTGGTGGCTGCCTATATGCATTACAGCAATATATCCGCCAG TGCTGATCAGGCTCTGGACAGGTTTGCCATGAAGCGCTTCTATGAAGACAAAGTGCTTCCTGTGGGTCAACCCTCTCAGAGAAG GTATGTGGAGTACTTCAGCGGTTTGCTCAGCGGACACATCAAGATCAACAACAAACCCTTATTTCTTCACCATGTCATCATGCACGGCATCCCCAACTTTGAGTCCAAAGGAG GATGCCGTCCTTTCCTCAAAATATACCAGGCCATGCAGCCCGTCTACACATCTGGGATCTA TAATGTTCAAGGGGACAGCCAGACTAGTATCTGTATCACCATTGAACCTGGGCTACTTCTGAAAGGAGACATCCTG CTCAAGTGCTACCACAAGCGTTATCTGGGTCCGTGCCGTGATGTGATTTTCCGGGTACAGTTCCACACGTGCGCTGTTCACGATCTGGGAATCGTCTTTGGGAAAGACGAGCTCGATGAGACTTTCAAAG ATGAGAGGTTTCCTGAATATGGCAAAGTCGAGTTTATCTTTTCCTTTGGCCCAGAAAAAATGTA TGGTCAAGGTATGGATCACCTGGAGAACGGGCCGAGCGTCTCTGTGGACTACAACACACAAGATCCGCTGATTCGCTGGGACTCTTACGAGAACTTCAATCAGAATAATGAGGACACGACAGAAG AAGTCATCCATACCCAAGGACCTTTGGATGGGAGTCTCTACGCTAAAGTGCGCAAAAAAGAGTCTGTTGATGGGACTGTCACAGCCAATGGGCTCCCACCCACTGCTATTGAACACGCCCTGCCTGCGGTCGACCACGCCTTATCAGTGAGCAGCGACTCAGGAAACTCGACGGCGTCAATTAAAACGGACAGAACGGATGAAGTAGCAGCAGTCCATTCGACCGTGAACCTGCCAAGTGTTCCCACCGTTGAGGAGGTACCTAAAGTCCATCACCACGACCAGCAACCCATCAGCCTGCAGGAGAAACAGGAGCTGGAGCAGCTCCTGGGTGGACTGGAGGGGCACATGCATCGTCAAGGCTACCATGGCTCCCTGACCTCTGCTGTTGAAGGGATACTCCACCGGGTGCCCGCTCAAGTCCATGTGAATGGTCACCGCAACATTGACCGGGAAACTGACATTTTAGATGATGAATTACCGAGCAGTCAAAAGGCCAATAGTGTGGACAGTCTGGGGACGTTCTCCTCAACCGATGGCCGAGCAACGCCGGCGGATCTCTACTACCAGTCGGAATCCATCATTAATGGCCAGGACCATGTGCCGTATCTGGAGCGCAGTGTTGCAGAAAGCCCAGTGGAAACAGTGCAATCGCAAATTTGCATAACAGACCGGCCAGTTACACTGACTCGGAATGATTCAGTCCCAGCCTCAAATTATGTGCCAACTCAGAATCTGTACCGCTCACAGTCATTTAGTATAGATACACAGTCTATGCCGCCAGCTCCCACCCGGTCAACCAGTAGCAGGGATGCCGTCCAACGTGGTCTCAATATTTGGCATCGGTTCGGTGTGCCTGAAGAGCCTGTAACTGTGGGTCTCACTTTCGGGACACCGCCCGCTGCGATAACAATGCAGGCTCAGCAGAACCTTCCACAGTTCCCTCATCACCACAGTGCTTCACAGGAAGAGATTGAGAAATCTATAGAGACGCTCAATCTTCTCATGTTGGATCTGGAGCCGAGCCGTTCTTTGATACCAAAGTCGCAAAGTgctcctctgagggaaaccagtGTTGTCACCACACAGCCATCCTTCTCTCAGAGCCAATGCAGAGCTATCTATGAGGTGGACATGCCTCCGATGTCCAGTCAGGTTAGCCATCAGTCACCCGTGAAACCAAGCACACCGGAGCCTGCCCCTGTGTTTGGATTGAAAACCACCGCAACCAGTCCTTCTTCACCAGCTTCTGCAACTGGTCAGATCCAGCTCAAGGAAATTAACACCTTCCAACAAAGCTCATTGTCCCAGTCCACTGAAGTCTTTGAGCCCCACAAAATCCACAGTGGTGGATCAACATCACCCACTTCAAGGGACTGTGAACCCGACGAAGTCTTCAATGTTGAAGGACTGGTGGCTCAAAGAGTTGCAG GTGTCCATACCCGTGCAATGTCTCTGGATGAGACAGCAGTTCTGGCCCGGCGTAGGATCACGAGTGACGCTCCAGAAGACGCTTCCTCCCCCGAAGTCCCAGTTCGTTCCCCTGTTCGTTGTGTTTCTCCGGAGTTCGTCAACGCCATCGCCATGAATCCCGGCGGACGACCCAAAGAG AGACACATGCACAGTTACCGGGAAGCCTTTGAGGAGATCGAGGGTGGGCCCACCAGCCTGACCCCCTCAGTTGGTGGTGAGGTGCTTCCCCAAACCCCTGCCTTCCCTACCTCGCCACAAACCCCTTACTTCAACCTGT gtCGCTCACCTCCGGGTCTTGCCAAGACTCCACTGTCAGCTCTCGGGTTAAAACCCCACAACCCAGCGGACCTCCTTCTCAATCAAACTGGTTCAG CACCCAGAAGTTATGTGGAGTCCGTTGCAAGGTCAGCTGTTACAGGCGGAGAGCAACCCACAGCACCCCAAAGCGTCATTCCTCAAGGAAACACTAGAGAGCAACAGAGAAGTCCAAGTCCCGTTTCCCATGCCCTGAACTTCCCATTGTCCAGTAGTAGCCCCATACAGAGCTCACTGGG CGATCCAGCCTTAGTAGAGAGAAGCTTGAGCATTCCGTCCCAACCCACTACTGATTCAAGTTTGCACACTCAGGCAGCAGTGAGCGCATACTCCACTCCAACGCCCTCATACCAAGCATCCACTTCTCCCAATTCCTCTCATCTCGATTCAATTTCTGCAACATCCTCCTACCTCGGCATCACGACTCCAATACTCTCCAGTCTTGACCCCAACACCCAAACAAGGAGCTATATAGCCTCAGATTCTGGCCAACCTGCCTGCACAGAACCCTCCAAGACTGTACACAGCCCTGGAAGTCCCCAGTTGCAGCACCGGACATGTATCCTAACCTCTACTGACAGTCCTGTGTTTGAGAAGCACCCAAGTGCTTTTCGGGAAGGTTCCATCATGGGTCAGAAAGTATCACCAGGTAATGGCTTTGAGACAGGTATCCTGGGGTTCAGTGACAGTCCCATCCTTGGACGCAATCAGCCTCAGGCAAGTCAGAGTAGCCAAGTACTCATCCGCCAGGCCTCTATTGGGCAACAGGCTCATCAAAGTCCGATCCTCAGCAGACAGCCGTCCCTGGGACAACCTATTCCAAGCAGTCCAGTGCTCAGCAGACATCCATCTATTTCCCAATCCCATGGAAGTCCAGTATTGGGCCGTCACCCATCAGTGTCGCAGGTGTCTCAAAGGAGCCCGAGTTTAGACGGACACCCTATGCACAGCGGCTATACCACGCCAGATGAGCGGCATGGAAACCTGTCCAGACAGAGCAGTTCCTCAGGGTACCAAGGACCACCTACACCCTCCTTCCCTGTTTCCCCTGCAGTTTACCAGGATGCAGGAATGATGGGGATGGGCGTTGGGTTCCGACAGGGGAGTGCAACGCCTGGTTTTCAACCTCAGCTTCCAGAAAAGAGGCGCATGTCGAGTGGCGACAGACCAAATGGATCACTGTCATATAGCTCATTGAATGGACAGATCATGTCACCAATGAGTGGAGGAAGCAATCCCAGCTACTTCCACACACTTTCAGACTTCTCACGCTTCAATATGCCTG ATGGAGGTCCTGAGAGCAGGCTGAATGTAAAGTTTGTCCAAGATACTTCAAAGTTCTGGTACAAGCCCGACATATCCAGAGAGCAAG CAATTAATGTGCTGAGAGAAAGAGAGCCTGGAGCCTTTGTTATCCGGGATAGCCACTCATTCAAGGGGGCTTATGGCTTGGCTATGAAGGTAGCCTCGCCTCCACCTTCAGTACATCAAAACAAGAAAG GTGACATCACCAATGAGCTGGTGAGGCATTTCCTGATTGAGAGCAGCCCTAAAGGAGTGAAACTGAAGGGTTGTCCCAATGAGCCATACTTTG GCTGTCTGTCTGCTTTGGTCTACCAACATGCCATCACGCCACTGGCGCTGCCCTGCAAACTGCTCATCCCTACCACAG ATCTCCTTGAGGAAGAGCCAGAAGTTGTGAAAACAAATCCGCTGGCTGATCGACTGAAACAAGGAGCAG CCGACGTCCTTGTTATCCCAGTGCAGAGGGTCCCAGCCGAGTCCCATG CATGCAACGTGCTCTACATTAACTCTGTGGATATGGAGTCACTGACGGGCCCCCAGGCCATTGCGAAGGCCATATCTGAGACACTGGCCGCCGCTGCTTCTCCATCTACTGCCACCGTTGTGCACTTCAAGGTGTCTTCGCAAGGCATCACACTGACTGACAACCAGAGGAA gCTTTTCTTCCGGCGCCACTATCCTTGCAAC